One Podospora pseudopauciseta strain CBS 411.78 chromosome 5 map unlocalized CBS411.78m_5, whole genome shotgun sequence DNA window includes the following coding sequences:
- a CDS encoding uncharacterized protein (EggNog:ENOG503PDC0) — MPPSKRTSLQAESSASKDQKKKKNNTTTAAAPTATTAPEESEPMSPRNSITVAHRTMPPPPATRARSSSASSKSGSSSLSSSHSSPPPVSVPKEKAMPTPVSDEVEMRSPTSAKAAPVSTSPSAKTNGNPVVNSDTNGTVDDIPPVVHAKGTLQVIAPRKAQSQMMQPAYSFEFCNNIDEITVRQLEEDIAAYHNDMAFVQAQLSDETLTPQESRTFHLRLLDLGHQIRHCRHRIEQISFQNRKMAKPIGYSRPAYNNAVTPMVPAATAAAAAAGGINGTSFFTAKQRPDDTVSSTPTTSKRPAEDDEDEGITDGPSKRAKQSPSPTTVAQLTEEYDLSEIEIVDTGEEGDLPGVITVLQRLGFWKCRLCCSPKYLLAGSGRSPAAPCKWPLKDISKMITHFTEMHSEHSVNERCYELGIALAKNRGPFEYWLRRTRNQNIGDGRCLDEAIYKLVNGQMPALLRQHSRAAAGVAMENLNTSSMISLTTFLTNTLALFGAVVHTGFGPDGKTMVDLTFDLPINPAEPNSAKISVTGTIEQAVAKMEGEYPGWDATFTSQPGAAGGGGGSVSRIFEPDHYDCNVPGDEDALQEQIFEGIEYLRRLNDTARNGPGPENCGRVSCSWNSAIIWCNNNDFEKELQWRDIANAAAYVTVKCALDETVYVKGHGEYTKEGWYVVLRRDWC; from the exons ATGCCTCCGTCAAAGAGAACCTCATTACAGGCGGAATCTTCTGCCTCCAAAGACCAG aagaagaagaaaaacaatACCACAACAGCTGCCGCACCAACGGCAACAACCGCACCAGAGGAGTCAGAGCCTATGTCTCCTCGTAATAGCATCACGGTAGCACATCGAACcatgcctcctcctcccgctacACGCgctcgcagcagcagcgctaGCAGCAAGTCAGGGTCAAGTTCTCTTTCATCCAGCCACAGCAGTCCGCCTCCAGTCAGTGTacccaaggagaaggcgatgCCAACCCCAGTCTCGGACGAGGTGGAGATGAGATCTCCAACAAGTGCGAAGGCTGCTCCAGTATCAACCAGCCCCAGTGCTAAGACTAACGGCAATCCCGTGGTCAACTCCGATACCAACGGCACTGTAGATGACATCCCGCCAGTGGTACACGCCAAGGGCACACTTCAGGTCATCGCTCCCAGGAAGGCCCAGTCACAGATGATGCAACCAGCTTACTCTTTTGAGTTTTGCAACAATATCGATGAGATCACTGTGCGTCAACTGGAAGAGGACATTGCTGCCTACCACAACGACATGGCCTTTGTTCAAGCCCAACTCTCGGATGAAACTCTGACCCCTCAAGAGTCCCGCACTTTCCATCTGCGGTtgcttgatcttggccaCCAGATTCGCCATTGCAGGCACCGGATCGAACAGATTTCATTCCAGAACCGCAAGATGGCCAAACCAATTGGTTATAGCCGTCCTGCATACAACAATGCCGTTACCCCTATGGTCCCAGCAGCGacagccgcagccgcagcgGCTGGCGGCATCAATGGCACGTCCTTCTTCACCGCCAAGCAGCGCCCTGACGACACGGTGTCTTCGACGCCGACAACGTCGAAGCGCCCTGCtgaagacgatgaggatgaaggaATAACGGATGGACCCTCCAAGAGAGCCAAGCAGTCCCCTTCACCGACCACAGTAGCCCAACTCACCGAAGAGTACGATTTGAGCGAGATCGAGATCGTTGATAcgggtgaagaaggcgacTTACCCGGCGTCATCACTGTTCTTCAGCGTCTCGGGTTTTGGAAGTGCCGCCTCTGCTGCTCTCCCAAGTATTTGCTCGCGGGCAGTGGTAGGTCACCGGCTGCGCCATGCAAGTGGCCACTGAAGGACATCAGCAAAATGATTACGCATTTTACGGAAATGCATAGCGAGCATAGCGTCAATGAGCGTTGTTATGAGTTGGGGATTGCGCTGGCCAAGAATCGCGGACCGTTTGAGTACTGGCTTCGGAGGACGAGGAATCAGAATATTGGGGATGGCAGGTGCCTTGACGAGGCGATTTACAAGTTGGTGAATGGGCAGATGCCCGCTCTGTTGAGGCAGCACAGTCGGGCGGCAGCGGGGGTTGCTATGGA aaacctcaacaccagcagcatgatctctctcaccaccttcctcaccaacacTCTGGCCCTCTTTGGC GCTGTTGTCCACACCGGCTTCGGCCCCGACGGCAAAACCATGGTCGATCTCACCTTTGACCTCCCCATTAACCCGGCCGAGCCGAACAGCGCAAAGATTAGCGTCACCGGCACCATCGAGCAGGCCGTTGCaaagatggagggggagtaCCCCGGCTGGGACGCGACGTTTACGTCCCAACCTGGtgccgctggtggtggtggtggtagtgtcTCGAGAATCTTTGAACCGGACCACTACGACTGCAATGTCCCCGGGGATGAGGACGCGTTGCAGGAGCAGATCTTTGAGGGGATTGAGTACCTCCGGAGGTTGAATGATACTGCCAGGAACGGGCCCGGGCCAGAGAATTGTGGGAGGGTTAGTTGTAGTTGGAATTCGGCTATTATTTGGTGTAATAAT AATGACTTTGAGAAGGAGCTTCAATGGAGGGATATTGCTAATGCGGCGGCGTATGTTACTGTCAAGTGTGCGCTTGATGAGACGGTGTATGTCAAGGGGCATGGTGAGTATACTAAGGAAGGGTGGTATGTGGTGTTGCGGAGGGATTGGTGCTGA
- a CDS encoding uncharacterized protein (COG:B; EggNog:ENOG503PDFR), protein MKRLPATISLLVISTFSSSVLASAQYTTCLTTPLLSSPIPTCPLESDGSFWSPTPWCPTPSDGYESGPPDCIFTTPHIRNQGLSVITFPPLAAALISPALDDSLVPPPFRRFNTSAEKWKIAPLPNRGLGLVATGNFKQHETIMVGFPVLIVRLEFINGDRYSAKNKRRMLDVAVGNLPEETRREVEGLARSNPSNEKDWVVDVLRTNGFGIEIAGEGHLALFLEGSRVNHNCRPNAFWRWVPSKMAMEVVALRGIGKGEEVAHSYAPLGYTHEQRKAVLQPWGFQCQCALCAAPAREREAADDRRDRILEIYQTLGKAAELGSVERVDQLVREAMMLIEKEELQPQLVEYYAHFARAYIELNELKKAGVFIQRADEMWLLYGGEEHENVDGMSELWKQFAEAVSEMEDD, encoded by the exons ATGAAGCGCCTCCCtgccaccatctccctcctcgtcatctctaccttctcctcttcagtTCTCGCATCTGCCCAATACACAACctgcctcaccacccccctcctctcctcccctaTCCCAACCTGCCCCCTCGAGTCAGACGGCAGTTTCTGGTCCCCCACCCCTTGGTGCCCAACCCCATCAGACGGCTACGAGTCCGGACCCCCCGATTgcatcttcaccaccccccacatCCGCAACCAAGGCCTTTCCGTcatcaccttcccccccttagCCGCAGCTTTAATTTCCCCTGCCCTTGATGACTCCCTcgttccccctcccttccgcCGCTTCAACACCTCCGCAGAAAAATGGAAAAttgcccctctccccaaccgcGGCCTTGGTCTGGTTGCAACAGGCAATTTTAAGCAACACGAGACGATAATGGTTGGCTTTCCCGTCTTGATCGTCAGGTTGGAGTTTATCAATGGGGATCGGTACTCGGCCAAGAACAAGAGGAGGATGCTTGATGTGGCGGTGGGAAATCTGCCcgaggagacgaggagggaggtggaggggttggcgaggagtAATCCTAGCAATGAAAAGGATTGGG TCGTGGACGTGCTAAGGACAAACGGCTTCGGGATTGAGAtcgcgggggaggggcacTTGGCGCTTTTTCTTGAGGGGTCGAGGGTGAATCACAACTGCAGGCCGAATGCGTTTTGGAGGTGGGTGCCGAGTAAGATGGCTATGGAAGTGGTTGCTCTGAGAGGAAtcggaaagggggaggaggtggcgcaTAGCT ATGCACCGCTCGGGTACACTCACGAGCAGAGGAAGGCGGTCCTTCAGCCGTGGGGGTTTCAGTGTCAGTGTGCACTTTGCGCTGCGCCGgcaagggagagggaggccgCTGATGATCGGAGAGACAGGATCCTGGAGATCTACCAGACCTTGGGGAAGGCTGCTGAGTTGGGGAGTGTGGAGAGGGTTGACCAGCTGGTCAGGGAGGCGATGATGTTGATCGAAAAAGAAGAACTACAGCCACAGCTGGTGGAGTATTATGCCCATTTTGCCAGAGCTTACATCGAGCTGAACGAGCTGAAAAAGGCAGGGGTATTTATCCAGAGAGCAGACGAGATGTGGCTTTTAtatggaggagaagagcaTGAAAATGTTGATGGGATGTCTGAGTTATGGAAGCAGTTTGCAGAGGCAGTATCGGAGATGGAAGACGACTGA